Proteins co-encoded in one Zootoca vivipara chromosome 3, rZooViv1.1, whole genome shotgun sequence genomic window:
- the CFAP36 gene encoding cilia- and flagella-associated protein 36 isoform X2 encodes MAAEGEAEAEVEWVVDSIAGFLRSPAWSIPILEFVEHKCEVFDEEEESKLSYTEIHQEYKALVEKLLDSYLKEVGINEDKFQEACMSPLAKTRTSQAILQPVLAAEDFRLFKEMMVQKNIEMQLQAIRIIQERNGVLPDCLTDGSDAYTEIEEEEMKILREVLRKSKEEYDLEQERKRTNESHEKQRSSDGAHKSPGHLSESAGTKESADHTTKHSSGREAKHKHLPTRELPSAKLKEESRKKTIGNGSECVAKQVGTEGRKLSELGAQELREREDYLKQKRDALMALKKESKTNMPPPPPPQSTEQKEELLPSKEGMTEEEEQRLLKKRILAAKLKEEVINKR; translated from the exons aTGGCGGCCGagggggaggcggaggcggaggtggAGTGGGTGGTAGACAGCATCGCCGGCTTCCTCCGCAGCCCCGCCTGGTCCATCCCCATCCTGGAGTTCGTGGAGCACAAATGCGAGG TttttgatgaagaagaagaaagcaagctGTCTTACACTGAGATTCATCAGGAATATAAAGCTCTG GTTGAAAAGTTATTAGACAGTTATCTTAAAGAAGTTGGAATCAATGAAGACAAATTCCAAGAAGCCTGTATGTCTCCTCTTGCCAAGACTCGTACCTCACAG GCTATCTTGCAGCCAGTATTGGCAGCTGAAGATTTCAGGTTGTTTAAAGAGATGATGGTCCAGAAAAATATTGAAATGCAATTGCAAGCCATAAGAATAATTCAGGAAAGAAATG GTGTGCTACCTGATTGTTTGACAGATGGGTCTGATGCATATACTgaaattgaagaagaagaaatgaaaatattaagGGAGGTTCTCAG AAAGTCAAAGGAAGAATATGATCTGgagcaagaaaggaaaagaacTAATGAG TCACATGAGAAACAGAGATCATCTGATGGTGCACACAAATCTCCAGGACATCTGAGTGAAAGTGCAGGAACTAAAGAGTCTGCTGACCATACTACAAAACATTCATCAG GTCGAGAGGCAAAACACAAACACTTGCCTACCCGGGAACTACCCTCTGCCAAACTGAAGGAAGAGAGTCGGAAGAAAACCATAGGGAATGGCTCTGAATGTGTAGCAAAGCAAGTGGGGACTGAAGGACGT AAACTATCAGAACTTGGAGCACAAGAGCTCAGGGAGCGTGAAGACTATCTAAAGCAGAAACGAGATGCACTGATGGCTTTGAAGAAGGAGTCCAAAACTAAtatgccgccgccgccaccaccacagagtacagagcagaaagaagagctgTTACCTTCTAAGGAG ggaatGACAGAAGAAGAGGAGCAAAGGTTGTTAAAGAAACGAATCCTTGCAGCAAAACTTAAAGAAGAAGTTATTAATAAGCGATAG
- the CFAP36 gene encoding cilia- and flagella-associated protein 36 isoform X1, with product MAAEGEAEAEVEWVVDSIAGFLRSPAWSIPILEFVEHKCEVFDEEEESKLSYTEIHQEYKALVEKLLDSYLKEVGINEDKFQEACMSPLAKTRTSQAILQPVLAAEDFRLFKEMMVQKNIEMQLQAIRIIQERNGVLPDCLTDGSDAYTEIEEEEMKILREVLRKSKEEYDLEQERKRTNESHEKQRSSDGAHKSPGHLSESAGTKESADHTTKHSSGREAKHKHLPTRELPSAKLKEESRKKTIGNGSECVAKQVGTEGRNVNSTYQKLSELGAQELREREDYLKQKRDALMALKKESKTNMPPPPPPQSTEQKEELLPSKEGMTEEEEQRLLKKRILAAKLKEEVINKR from the exons aTGGCGGCCGagggggaggcggaggcggaggtggAGTGGGTGGTAGACAGCATCGCCGGCTTCCTCCGCAGCCCCGCCTGGTCCATCCCCATCCTGGAGTTCGTGGAGCACAAATGCGAGG TttttgatgaagaagaagaaagcaagctGTCTTACACTGAGATTCATCAGGAATATAAAGCTCTG GTTGAAAAGTTATTAGACAGTTATCTTAAAGAAGTTGGAATCAATGAAGACAAATTCCAAGAAGCCTGTATGTCTCCTCTTGCCAAGACTCGTACCTCACAG GCTATCTTGCAGCCAGTATTGGCAGCTGAAGATTTCAGGTTGTTTAAAGAGATGATGGTCCAGAAAAATATTGAAATGCAATTGCAAGCCATAAGAATAATTCAGGAAAGAAATG GTGTGCTACCTGATTGTTTGACAGATGGGTCTGATGCATATACTgaaattgaagaagaagaaatgaaaatattaagGGAGGTTCTCAG AAAGTCAAAGGAAGAATATGATCTGgagcaagaaaggaaaagaacTAATGAG TCACATGAGAAACAGAGATCATCTGATGGTGCACACAAATCTCCAGGACATCTGAGTGAAAGTGCAGGAACTAAAGAGTCTGCTGACCATACTACAAAACATTCATCAG GTCGAGAGGCAAAACACAAACACTTGCCTACCCGGGAACTACCCTCTGCCAAACTGAAGGAAGAGAGTCGGAAGAAAACCATAGGGAATGGCTCTGAATGTGTAGCAAAGCAAGTGGGGACTGAAGGACGT aaTGTAAATTCTACTTACCAGAAACTATCAGAACTTGGAGCACAAGAGCTCAGGGAGCGTGAAGACTATCTAAAGCAGAAACGAGATGCACTGATGGCTTTGAAGAAGGAGTCCAAAACTAAtatgccgccgccgccaccaccacagagtacagagcagaaagaagagctgTTACCTTCTAAGGAG ggaatGACAGAAGAAGAGGAGCAAAGGTTGTTAAAGAAACGAATCCTTGCAGCAAAACTTAAAGAAGAAGTTATTAATAAGCGATAG